ATGGGATACGTGCCGCAGGCCCGCGCCGTCGCGATCACCATGCGGCGCAACGACTCCGGTGGACTCCAGCTGCGCAACGTGATCAGCATCCCCGTCACCACCGCCCACGAGCACGCGGCCACCCTGCCCGACATCTGCGGGGTCACCATCACCAACACCGCCGCCGTCATCCTCATCGCGGTCTGCGGACCCGAACACCTCGCCCAGGCCGGTGTGGTTCTCGACGCGATGCGCAACGCCTTCCTCGACGCCGACATCCCGGTCCGTCAGCGACTGCTGACCGCCAGCGTCACCGAGGCCGGCCACTGGATGGACATCGACACCGGCCAGACCGGCCCCCAGGCCGCCTACACCGACAGCATCTTCACCGCGATGAGCATCGTCGGCGGCCGCCCCGTCGTCACCTCCCGCGACGACCTCATCGAGGAGTTCCGCGAGACCGACCCGGCCCCGCTGCTGGCGGCCAGCACCGCCGCGCAGTCCCCCGTCGACACCGCCGAGGAACTCGCCACCGTCATCGCCGGAGCCCCCATGAGCCCCACGCTGCCCACCCGGGCCGGCCTGGCGATCCTCGCCAGCGCCCGGATGCGCGACGTGATGATCCTGCTCGGGATGGAGCAGCCCTACGCCGCCGCCGCGCTGTGGACCACCATCGCCGGGCGCCTACGCCGGGCCGCCCGCGTCGAAGCGCTCACCGTCGCCGCGGCGCTGTACTACGTCGCCAACGACACCACCCGCGCCGACATCGCCCTGGAGACCGCCAGCGATCTCGCCGCCGACCACGACATCGCCTACCCGCGCCTGGCCGCCCTGCTGTCCACCGCACTGCGCGGCGGCATGGACCCCCAGACAGTCACCGCGGTCCTGCTCAAGGCCTCCGAGGAGATGGACAGCCCGAACTAGCCCACCGCCCCACAGGCCCGGCCGATCCGCACACCACGGGTCGGCCGGGCCTCTCTTTCTTCCGGGGTGCTGGTGTTCCGCGCCGGCCGGCGCGGCGCCGCTGGCTGAACTGTGCGTTTGCTGAACTATCCAGGGCGGCTCGTGTGTCTGCGCCATGAGGCGCGTCGTCTCGAA
This portion of the Mycobacterium sp. 155 genome encodes:
- a CDS encoding DUF4192 domain-containing protein, encoding MNDYTMSNAGDLISALPSIMGYVPQARAVAITMRRNDSGGLQLRNVISIPVTTAHEHAATLPDICGVTITNTAAVILIAVCGPEHLAQAGVVLDAMRNAFLDADIPVRQRLLTASVTEAGHWMDIDTGQTGPQAAYTDSIFTAMSIVGGRPVVTSRDDLIEEFRETDPAPLLAASTAAQSPVDTAEELATVIAGAPMSPTLPTRAGLAILASARMRDVMILLGMEQPYAAAALWTTIAGRLRRAARVEALTVAAALYYVANDTTRADIALETASDLAADHDIAYPRLAALLSTALRGGMDPQTVTAVLLKASEEMDSPN